The Bacteroidota bacterium genome segment TAAGGAAATTGTAGGAAACACAGTTTTGGTAAAAAACCAAATTGGATTGGTCTATTATCCTCAATACTCAATCACACTTCTCGATACTCTTGCTCTCGGTCAGGGATATCAGGTGAAAATGGCAAGCGGCGATACTTTGAATGTTACAGGAATAATTTGCCAGCCCTCAAATTCACCAATTTCACTCGCAGCGGGCTGGAGTATAATTGGCTATTTGCGACAAACCCCAGAAAATATTTCCCAAATATTTTCAGCCATAGTTTCGAATACCGAAATTGTAAAAGACGAACTTGGCAATATTTTCTGGCCACAATACTCAATAAATAACATAGGAAATATGCTTCCTGGTAAAGGCTATCAGGTGAAGATGATTAATTCTGATGTTTTGGTTTATTTGGGGAATTGAAATTGATTTGTCGTTTGTAATTACAAAACCTTAATAATACCATAAGAAAAATGTATATTTGACATTTTAATAAATTTTTCAAGATATCTGCTATGAAGAATATAATTACAAAATCTAAATCATTTATTCTAATAAGAATCATTTTTATAACAATATTGCTTTTGCATAGTATTCAAAACACTTTTGCACAAAATGTTATTAATGTTTTTCATTCGGGAGGTACAGGAGACGATTATGGAAAAGAGATTGCCTATAAAGATGATGGGAGATATTATCTTACAGGAAATTTTAATTCTACTGCAAATATTTTTGGTGAAACACTAAGCAGCCAGAATCCAAATTTTGACGATATTTTTATTTCATGTTTTGATACCAGTGGACAAAATATTTTTACAAAAAGTATTGGTAGCATGAAGGATGACATTGCTAGAGGAATTGCTATTGATTCTACTGGTCGTACTTATGTTACTGGCACTTTCAATGATTCATTGCAATTTGCTGATACCACGATTTATAATCCATGTGGAAATAGTCCAAATTCCGGAAAAGGAATATTTTTAATAAAATACTCTCCACAAGGAAATCGTTTGTGGGAAAAGGTTGTTTGTGGAACTAAAACAACTGCAAACTCAAAGGTATTATTAGATCCTTTCGGTAAGGTGTGGTTAATTGGAAACTATGAAAATGGTGGTGTTTTAATTGATACTTTAAACCTATCCGGTTCAGGAAATACCAATATATTTATTGCTAGATTTACAAAAAATGGCAATTTAGAATTTGCTAATGGAATTAGTGCTAGTGGTAGTGGTCCCAGTCAGTGTTTACTTACAGGGATAACTGTCAATAATCAGGGTGCTGTATTTATTTCAGGATATTATAAATATGCAAACCATATTAATGGCTTTTCTGTACCTGACGGTAGTTACTATAAACCCTTTATTATGAAAATGGATTATAGCGGTAATATTCAATGGGTTAGCGGTTCATCTTCTAATAACAATTGCTATTCAAAAGGCTTTATCAATGATATCTCAGGTAATTCTTATATTACAGGCTATTTTCAAGGCACTACAACTTTTGGTAGTCAAACAATAGCAAGCAATGGTGGATACGATTACTTTATTGCTTGTTGCAGTTCATCGGGGCAATGGCAGTGGGCTGAAAGTGTAGGGAATACTGGTAACGACTATGCTTTTGGAATTTCGTTAAACTCACAAAATGAACTATTCATCACCGGGAGGTTCGAAAACAGTTTAAGTTTTGCAGGACAAAATCTAATTTCGAATGGTGGTACAGATATTTTTCTGGCGAAATATGATTTGGCTGGAGGTTTCCTTGCAGCCCAATCTTATGGTGGCAGTGCCGATGACGGAGCTTACAATGTCTACATAACCGAGAATGATACAATTATTATAACAGGCTACTTCCAAAACACTATGACAATAGACACTATTACAACAACAAGCAATGGTGGCAAAGATATTTTTGTGGCAAGTTTTTTAGATACAATAGCTTGCAATGTTCCAAATTCTTATATAAATATTATTAATAATTACACTGAAATTTCTTTATCTACTTCATTTCAATATGATACTTCTCAATATTTCTTAACATGGCAAATGGGGGACGGTACAGAATTTTACCAAACTACTTCTATTGTGTATGATTATCAGGCAATTGATACTTTCTACATATCATTACATATTGTAGATAAAAACGACAGCCTTTGTTTTAAGGATTTCTATGAAACAGTAATAACTATGTGTATCTTAGATGAGCTACAAATATCAAAACAGATAAATAACACTTCTGTATCATTGGAGACCTCGTACTCATTAGATACTTCCCAATATTCAATCACCTGGAATATGGGCGATGGTACAGAATTTTACCAAACTACTTCTGTTGAATATGATTATCAGGCAATTGATACTTTCAATACTATCTTATATATTGAATATAATAATGATAGTCTCTGTTTTATAAACTTGTTTGAAACAGTGATAACTAATTGTTTTTTAGATAATCTCGATTTTTCCATGCAAATGAATAACAATAATGTTGTGTTCGAAACTTCATATTTTATTGACACAAATCAGTTTCAGATTGTTTGGGATGTTGGAGATTCAACAAGCATTACAAACCTAAACAATCCTGTCCATTACTACAATTCCTATGGCTATAAATCTATCACACTTTCTGCAACATATTTGCCGGATAGTACTTGTAATATACAAATACAGAAAATTCTCAATATTGATAACCTTCCATGTATTACAACTCCCGAAATTGTTATTCATGAAAATATTGACAAACATGCAATTTTTGAACTAATACCAAATGTCGATACTATAAATTATCAGATATTGTGGGACCTTGAATATGGAACCATAGTTTATGATCAAAACCTAATAGATCATATTTTCCCTTATAATTATATTACTTATTTAACTTGCCAGATATCACATATTGCAGATTCTAATTGTGTTATTACTGTCGAAAAAGAGATAGATCTTGATTGTTACGATGAGATAGGCTTTGATTATTGGGAAACCACAGATGAATGGCCTGGAGGATGGGAATATCACGTTTGGGCAGACATAGTTTATGACGAGCCACCAAATAGTTATGCTTTTGTTTGTGATTGTGGTAACGGAGATGTAGATAGTTTAGTAAACGACTGGGATTGGAGTTGCTATTATGATGTTGCTGGAAACTATGAAATCTCTTTTTATGTATGGGACTTGGAAGATTCTACATGTCATGGAGATGCTGGAGACTTTACCATAACTGTTGAAGAACCGGATTGCTCGGTAGCAGGTGGTATAGGCAATGTATCTTTATGGCCTTTCGATAGTATGACAGTTGCAGTTCAAGCTGGTGCACCTCAAATGGAATATTCATTTTATTGGAATTTTGGTGATGGATCATCAGGAGGAGGTTCTGAAGAATGGCATACATATTCAGATTATGGAGTTTATACAATTTGCTTGACAACCACGAATAATTGGGGTGTGGGCTGTTCCGAAACTTCTTATTATAATTTTACTCTTGGTATAGGAGGCTGCAATGATACGCTTGCACTTAATTACAACCCAAACGCAGATTTCAATAATGGTTCTTGCATTTATGCTGATACACAATCAATATCATTGTCACTTGGCTGGAGCATTTTCTCGACATACATTGAGCCATTTGAAAACAATATAGATAGCATTTTTCAGGAAATAGTAGGAAACACAATATTGGTAAAAAACCAAATGGGTTTAATTTATTATCCACTGTATTCTATAATTTCACTAGATACGATAGCACTAGGTCAGGGTTATCTGGTAAAAATGGCAAATGGGGCAATTCTAAATGTTACTGGAATAATTTGCCAGCCTCAAAACTCACCAATTTTGCTCACAGAAGGCTGGAACACCATTGGCTATCTGCGGCAATCGTCTGCAAATATTTTGCAAATGTTTTCATCCATAGAATCAAACACAGAGATCGTTAAAGACGATTCCGGCAACATTTATTGGCCTCAATTCAACTTCAATAACATAGGCAATATGCTTCCTGGTAAAGGCTATCAGGTGAAGATGATTAGTGCGGATACTTTGGTATATCCGGCTAATTGAAAGCCTTTCGGCACTCATTTTCTATTTTCAAAGTCTCTTGTCTTTTTATTGTTAAAATAAATTTTATATCTAACTTCTGTTTTATACTATTCTCTGATTATATTTGTAGGTTTTAAATATTGTGAATGTTATGAAAAAAAATATGTCAAAAGCCCTTATAGGTCAAATAGTTGTATTTCTACTTTTATCAACAAACTGTTCAGTAATAAAAAAGCAAGCTTCAGAAGAAATTCCAGATAATGAAAATTCAAAGACAGTAGCTGTGAAAGAACTTATTCTCGACCAACAATTCCGCATGTCGTACGATGAGATTGACTATAAAATAAAAAATGCCCGAATCAATGATGAGATTCTTTCGATTTCAGTAGCATATAAAGGAGGGTGCGGGCAACACAATTTCGATGTGGTTTTCAACGGAATGTATGCGAAAAGTTTACCGGTAAAAGCTGCTCTATATATAAAACATGAGGCAATAAATGAAACTTGCGAACGAGATACGAGCGAAGAAATTAAGTTTGATATTTCTAAAATTCAATATCCGAGAGACACTACTGTTATAATTAATATTTTCAGTTATTCGCCACAGCTTAGATATGATTATTGAGTTGTAAGTTTGTGAAAATAAAAGTGATTTTTTTAAGCTGAAAGATATTTTTTCAAGGAGTCTATGCAAATATCAATCTCCTCCATAGTATTGAATTTGCTAAAAGAAAATCTTAATGCTTGTTTATTTTCATCGAGCCCGAGTGCTTCAACAACATGTGAACGAACGCTTGAGCCCGATGTGCATGCACTACCTTCGGAAACTGCAATGCCATCAATATCAAGATTTATCATAAGCATTTCAGATTTTTCTGTTTTCGGAAAAACTACATTTAAGATTGTAAATGCTCCTTTCTCCTCACTTTCGCCAAGAAAGCTACAATCAAGAAATTCTTTTTTAATCCTTTCTACAAAATAGTTTTTAAGTCCGCTGATATATTTTGCATTTTTTTCAAAATCTTCATATGCAATTTCCAGAGCTTTTGCCATTCCTGCAATTCCAATTACATTTTCTGTGCCGGCACGCATATTTCGTTCCTGAGCACCACCAATAATTAATGGCTTTATATTCATATTATTATTGACATAAATAAAGCCAACTCCTTTCGGCCCATGGAACTTATGGGCAGAGCCAACAATAAAATCAATTTCTATGGTTTCCAAATTTAATTGGTAATGTCCAATAGATTGAACTGTATCTGACAAGAATATTGCCTTATGCTTTTTGCAAATTTTACTAACCTTTTTTATTGGTAAAAGGTTTGAAATTTCATTGTTTAGGTGCATTAAAGCAACGAGAGAATTCGGATTTTTGCTCAAAAATTCGTTAAGTTCGTCGAAATTCAGATTAGCTTTTTCGTCAAAATTCAAATAGTTTAATTCAATTAATCCCATCTTTTCATAGGATTCAAGGCATTGCAAAACAGCTTGATGCTCTAATTTTGAAGTAATTACTTTAGTTATTTTTAATGAATTTACACAAGCTGAAATTGCCATATTTATTGCTTCGGTACCGCCGGAAGTAAAAAATATTTCGGAAGGAGCAGCACTAAAATAATTAGCAATAGTGCGCCGCGACTTTTCGATCAAAGATTTTGCATTTCTACCAAAATGATGAATAGATGAAGGATTTCCAAAATTTGTTTTTTGAAGCTCATACATCAGCTTCAACACTTCTTCATCAACTTTTGTAGAAGCCGCATTGTCGAAATAAATGTGCATTTTTACCGGGACTTAGAAAATAATTGAATCAAATATTTACAATAAAAATAGCCTACTTGCTTCCAATAATATAATTCAGATTTTCAAAAGTTCCCTCAGTAATTGAGATTTTTTCGGTGAGATTTTTATAAGCATCAAATTGAAAAGTTCCGCTAATTTTTTTATTATCAGTATCAAGTTCGCTTAATTCTATAGTACCACTACTTGCAACATAATTTTCGGTAGTACTACTAATGTTTGGTTTATAAATGGCTGAAAATTCAAAATTTGACAAATCCAAATTGTATGTTCCTTCGCTATTTCCAAGAATTGTAATTTCTATAATTTCACCCGCAGAGGAAGTCCCAACTATCAAGAAATAATTATTAACCAAATTTGTAGCACGAGTAATAGATTTCCATTCTACACCATCAATTTTTGCTTCCATCTTTGCAGATATAAGATCTTGAGCTTTTTCGCAACGAGAAAAAAGTATTGACAATAATAAAATTGCAACCAAATTTAAATATCTATTCTTTTTCATAATCCATTTTTAAAATTAAACTTTTAGTCAAAGATAATTCTATTATTTAAAACAAGATTGATTACAGAAAAAAATAGAACTAATTCAAGTACTAAAATTTTTATCTTTGTCGCAGTTTTAAAATAAATAATTTATTGATGATATTACCAATAGTAGCTTATGGTTCAAAAGTTCTTCGAGAGACCACAGTTGAGATTGAAGAGAATTATCCAAATTTGGATTCTCTCATTAAGAACTTGAAGGAAACCATGATACATGCAGACGGAGTAGGATTAGCAGCTCCGCAAGTTAATTTAGGCATCAGGCTTTTTGTTGTAGATGCAAGCCCACTATCGAAAGAAGACGAAACACTGGAAGGTTTCAGTAAGGTATTTATTAATCCTATAATTCTTGAGGAGAAAGGCGAGCCGTGGGCATACAACGAAGGTTGTTTAAGTTTGCCCGGAATAAGAGAAGAGGTGAAAAGAAAACCCAAAATTAGAATTGAATATTATGATGAGAATTGGGACTTAAAAGAAGAAATTTACGAAGGAATTAAAGCCAGGATTATTCAGCATGAATATGACCACCTTGAGGGATACGTATTGACCGATAGGTTACAACCACTTAAAAAAAGAATTTTGAAAGGAAAACTTGCTTCAATTTCAAAAGGGAAAGTTAGTACTGATTATAAAATGAAATTCCCGAACAGGAAATAATTTATTTTTGCTTATTAATAATTTAAAATTGATTAAATATGAAATACTCACTCCAAATACTGTCCATAATTGCATTCTTGATGCTATCCTGTAATCAAAAATCGCAGAAAGAGATTGATATTGAAAATATCACTAAACTTGAAGAAACCATTTATTCAGATAGCCTGAAAAAAATAGATATTGAACTTGCAAATAAACTTATGCTATCATATTCTTTATTTTCAGAAAACCACAAGGATGATAAAAACTCAGCAGAATACTTATTCAAAGCGGGCGAAATTGCAATGAATTTAAATATGTCGAAACCTGCAATCTCATACTTTAATAAAGTTTCGAACCAATACCCAACTTTTGAAAAGGCTCCGACTTGCATTTTTTTACAAGCTTTTATTTTTGAAAATCAATTGAATGACAATGAAAAAGCAAAGAAATTGTATGAAGCATTTATCGAAAAAAATCCTGATCATATTTTAACAAAAGATGCTAAAGCTTCATTAAAAAACCTTGGAAAAAGCCTTGAAGAAATAATTAAGGAATTTGAAACAAAAGCTAACAACGAATAATAATTCATAATTTATTCCCAATAACTACGGGAAATAATTCATATTTTTTTGTATCTAAATTGCCATTCATACTACAGTTTGCGATATGGAACCATGTCGATAGAAAAGCTTGTTGATGAAGCAATAGAAAACAAAATTGACAGTCTTGCCCTTACAGATATAAATAACTCGATGGGCATAATTGACTTTGTAAAAACCTGTTACGAAAAAAAAATTAAGCCAATAGCAGGAATAGAATTTAGGAATTCTAATGAGCATCTATATTTTGGCATCGCAAAAAACAATGAAGGTTTCCGAGAGCTTAACGAATTTTTGAGTTACCATAATTTTCAAAAAAAGAAACTTCCTCATGTAGCTCCATTTTTTGATAATGCTTTCATAATTTACCCATTTGGGAAAAAAGTAGTAAAAGAGTTGAAAGAAAATGAGTTTATCGGAATTCAAGCAAACGAAACTAATAAACTTTTTTCATCGGAGCTAAAAAAGCATCAATCGAAACTTATTATAAAACAAACAGTTAATTTTTGTAATGAGCAAGATTTCCAGGTCCACTCGCACCTTCGAGCAATCGACAACAATATTCTTTTGAGCCAGCTTTTGCCAGAACACATTGCTCATCCACAAGACCAAATTCTACCACAAAGCATTTTATTAAATCACTTCAAAAACTATCCTGACATAATCAGAAATACTGAAAATCTCATGGATAATTGTTCTTTTGAATTTGATTTCAATAGATCACGAAACAAAAAAACCTATACAGATAGTGTTTATAACGACAAAATTCTTTTAAAAAAACAAACTTTAAATGGAATGAAATATCGTTATGGTGAAAAAAATGAGCTCGCAAAAAACCGCATCAATCATGAATTGAAAATAATCGACATGCTCGGATTTTCAGCATATTTTCTTATCACATGGGATATTATACGTTTTTCTATGTCGAAAGGATTTTACCATGTAGGTAGAGGAAGCGGTGCAAATAGTATTGTTGCTTATTGCCTGAAAATTACCGATGTAGATCCTATTGAATTAGATTTATATTTCGAACGATTTATCAATCCTAAACGAACAAGTCCGCCCGATTTCGACATAGATTATTCATGGAAAGATCGTAATAATGTTACGAAATATATTTTCGACAAATATGGTTTAGAACACACTGCTCTGTTAGGGGTAACAACAACTTTTAAGTCGAAATCTATACTTCGTGAACTCGGAAAAGTATATGGTCTTCCAAAACAAGAAATTGATAGTTTGGTCGAAAATCCCGATAATCCAATAAATCAGAACGAATACACTCAAAACATTTTTAATATTGGAAAACAAATGGCAAACTTTCCAAATATTAGAAGTATTCACGCCGGAGGTATTATCATTTCTGAAAAACCCCTCTCCTATTACACAGCAGTTGACATGCCTCCAAAAGGTTATCCTACAACACAATGGGACATGTATGTAGCCGAAGATATTGGCTTTGAAAAACTTGATATTTTAAGCCAGAGAGGTATTGGCCATATTCGCGAAAGTGTAGAAATAGTACACCAAAACCAAGGAATTGACATTGATGTACACCAAGTTGAAAAATTTAAAAAAGATCCAAAAATAAAAAAGCTCTTACAGACGGGCGAAACGAATGGTTGTTTTTACGTTGAAAGCCCTGCCATGCGTGGATTGTTGAAAAAACTTAGATGCGATAATTATTTGAGCCTTGTTGCTGCAAGCTCAATTATTCGTCCAGGTGTCGCTCGTTCAGGCATGATGCGTGAATATATTCAAAGATTTCATAAACCAAATAGTTTTGAATATATCCATCCTGTGATGAAAGAACAACTATCTGAAACTTATGGAGTTATGGTTTATCAAGAAGATGTTCTGAAAATATGCCATCACTTTGCAGGATTAGATTTGGCAGATGCAGATGTTCTGCGAAGGGCTATGAGCGGAAAATCTCGTTCGAAAAAAGAATTTCAATTAATTGTTGATAAGTTTTTTGCAAACTGCAAAATGCGAGGATATTCCTACGATATCACAAAAGAGGTGTGGCGACAAATAGAATCATTTGCGGGATATTCGTTTTCAAAAGCACATTCGGCATCCTATGCTGTTGAGAGTTACCAGAGTCTATTTTTGAAAGCATATTTCCCTATAGAATTTATGGTAGCTGTGATAAATAATCATGGCGGATTTTACAGAACTTGGGTATATTTCAATGAAGCCAAGCGTTGGGGTGCCGAAATAAATCTTCCATGTGTGAATAACAGTAATTATTCCACTACAATCATCGAAAAAAATATCTATATTGGTTTTGTGCATATTGCCAATTTAGAATATAAAATAGGTAAAGCAATTGAAAAAGAACGAAAAACAAATGGCGATTTCATAGGACTAAAAGATTTTTTGAAAAGAGTATCATGCTCGCTCGAACAAATAATTATTCTCATTAAAATTGGCTCTTTCCGATTTACAAAACACAACAAAACCCAACTCTTGTGGGAGGTTCATTTTTTGCTAAACAAAAAGGGTTCAGGAATAAAACCCGGCTTGCTGTTTTATACCGAAGAGAAAAAATTTGAACTTCCTATATTAGAATATAATATTTTGGAAGATGCCTACGATGAAATAGAATATATAGGATTTCCAGTGAGTGTTTCGTATTTCGATTTATTAAAAACTAAATTTCGAGGTGAAATTAACTCCAGCCAATTAGCCGAAAGTATTGGCAAAAAAGTCAAAATGTTAGGACAATTAGTTACAATCAAATATGTTTACACAAAAAAAAGGGAAATAATGCACTTTGCTACCTTCATTGATGTACAAGGAGAATTTTTTGATACAGTTCACTTTCCAGACTCACTAAAAAACTATCCCTTTCGGGGAAATGGTATGTATTTAATTTTAGGAGAAATTACACACGAATTTGATTTCCCAAGCATTACAGTAGAAAAACTTGCTAAAATGCCAATTAAGTCTGATCCGAGATATGAATAATTAGTCTCAAGACTTGTTTTATTTAAGTTTTCAGAAAAACTAAGCACGAAAAACTTGACATCAACTATTTTTTGTTTTACATTTGGAAATTATTAACAAAGGAGGATTAGTTACAATAGGTGACTATCATTTAGACACAAATAAGTAATTCATATGAGACAAGTCTTATCAGAACAATCATGAACCATCAAATCCCACTTCAAGACGGCTGGGGCATCTTCTCCACTTACCTCGAACCTTTAGAAAACAATTTCGATTCTATTTTTGCTGAAAATAAGAAAAGCGAAAATTGTAAATTAACAATGTTTTAAGCTATGAAAACAAGTATTCTATATATTTTAATTATCATAATCAGTCTTTCAATCAATATTCAAGGTCAGGAACTGAAAATTCTGAAAAGTTTTGGGAGCCCATTAGATGAAACTGTGCAGGAAGTTAGATTTGATAACAGTGGAAATATTTATATTTCAGGAACATATGAGCAACCAATAGACTTAACTGACACAGTTTTACAAATGCTTGTTAATTATAACACTTCTGATGCTTTTTATATTGGTTTTGACTCTTGCTTAAACTTTAAATGTGCTCAAACTATTAAAAGCTATTTCGATGATAAATATACTTCAATCTGCGTTTCTGCGGAAAATGAGGTCTATTTTGGAGGATTTTGCAGGAATGCCGTTTGGGTGGGCGATACCAACTATTATGGTTCATATAATAATTTGATAATTGGCAAGCTTGATGAAGAAGCTAATCCGTTGTGGTTAAATAATATTGCAAATAATAGCTCCGGTATGAATCAAATTTTTCTGGCTAATTTAAGTTCGAACTATTCAGATCGCTTAATAGCAGCCGGACATTTTAATGTATCTCCCATAGGGTTCGGAAATGGCATAACATTGCAAACTACTGGTTACTACGATATTTTTGTTTCAAGCTATTCTGCAAATGGAAATGTTGAATGGATAAAAAATATGGGCGGATCAAATACAGACGTTTGTTATGCTATGGTTGATGACAGTTTCGGAAATATTTTTCTTACAGGAGCTTTTATGAGTACTGCATACTTTGACAGTTTAAGTCTGAGTTCCTCGGGAAACAGGGATATTTATGTCAGCAAATTAGATAGCCTTGGAAATGTTTTGTGGGTAGAAAAAGCCGGTGGTTCAGGTAACGATTACGGAAGAGATATTGTAACTGATGACTTTGGAAACTGCTTTGTAACCGGATTTTTTGAAGGAACTGTAAATTTCGGTATCTACCAGCTTGAAAGTTGTGGTGGATATGATATATTTCTTGCTTGCTTAGATTCTACAGGGCAGTGGCAATGGGCAGAAAGTGCCTGTGGAAGCGATGATGATCAAGCATATGGAGTTGCAGTTAGCATGAATGGAGGAGTCTATATCACAGGACGTTTTAACGATACTTTAAATTTTCCTATACATAGCCTTATTTCGAATGGTGGCACTGATATTTTCCTTGCAAAATATGATCCTTTTGGAGATTTTCTGTGGGCAAATAGCTATGGCGGAACATCTGACGATTTGTCAAATAGCATTGATGTTTCAATGGATGAAAAAATTGTGATAGCTGGATATTTTCAAAATAGCATGGCTATAGATTCAACTACGATTACAAGTGTAGGAGAACTTGATGTTTTTGTGGCATTGTTTGAGGAAAGTGAATCAAATAATTGCAATATTCCTAATTTATATTTGAATACATATGTTAATTCAACTGAAGTTTTTATTGAATCATATTTTCCTTATTCGATTGACACCTCACAATATTTTCTAAGCTGGCAAATGGGCGATGGTACAGAATTTTATCAAACAACTTCTATCCAATACAATTATCAGGCGATTGATACCTTTTCTATTGTTTTGAATATTCAGGACAAAAATGATAGTCTGTGTTTTTTAAATATTTATGATACGATCATTACTTCTTGTTTTTTAGACAATTTAGATTTTTCGATGCAAAGAGATAGTTTTAATGTTTCATTAGAGACATCATACTTTCTGGATACTATAGATTATCAAATTATTTGGGATTTTGGAGATTCTACGAACCTCACAAACCAAAACAATCCTGTGCATTTTTATAATTCATATGGTTATAAAACCATCATACTTTCAGTAGTTTATTTGCCCGACAGCAATTGCAACCAGCAAATTCAAAAAATTATAAATGTCGATAGTGTTCCCTGCATCCAGTCTGCCGAAATTGAGATTTATGAAAATGTTTGGAAACATGCAATTTTTGAACTTTTACCGAATGTAGATACTGTAAATTACAATATTTTATGGAATCTTGGCGATGGTACAACTATTGAAAATCAGTATCTTATTGATCATACTTTTCCTTCAACAATACAATATGATGTAACTTGCAAAATTTCTCACAAAGCAGATTCTAATTGCATTCTGATAGTTGAAAAAGAAATTGATCTTGAATGTTACAGTAATTTTGGAATTGATTTATACGAAATTGCTGTGCCGTATTCCGGAGGTTGGTATTATGATGCATTTGCAGATGATGTTATGAATGAACCTACTTATGATTACGGTTTGGCATGGAACTGGGGCAACGGCGATATCGACACCTTGTACAACGACTGGGAAGTTTCAGGAATGTACACTGTAGCAGGAAATTATACTGTTTCATATTCATATTGGGACCTGAATGATCCAACTTGTATAAATTATAGCAATAGTTTTACTATAACTGTAGAAGCACCGGAATGTGAAGTAAATTCAGGCATTTATGGTATTTTCATAGTTCCATGGGATAGTATGACAATAAGTGTTGAAGCAAATAATTATTGGTCGGATTATCCTTTCTCATGGTCATTTGGCGATGGCGGCTATGGAGGAGGTTTGTTCGATGAACATACCTATGCAGATTATGGATTTTATGAAATATGTGTAACCGCAAATAA includes the following:
- a CDS encoding DNA polymerase III subunit alpha, producing the protein MYLNCHSYYSLRYGTMSIEKLVDEAIENKIDSLALTDINNSMGIIDFVKTCYEKKIKPIAGIEFRNSNEHLYFGIAKNNEGFRELNEFLSYHNFQKKKLPHVAPFFDNAFIIYPFGKKVVKELKENEFIGIQANETNKLFSSELKKHQSKLIIKQTVNFCNEQDFQVHSHLRAIDNNILLSQLLPEHIAHPQDQILPQSILLNHFKNYPDIIRNTENLMDNCSFEFDFNRSRNKKTYTDSVYNDKILLKKQTLNGMKYRYGEKNELAKNRINHELKIIDMLGFSAYFLITWDIIRFSMSKGFYHVGRGSGANSIVAYCLKITDVDPIELDLYFERFINPKRTSPPDFDIDYSWKDRNNVTKYIFDKYGLEHTALLGVTTTFKSKSILRELGKVYGLPKQEIDSLVENPDNPINQNEYTQNIFNIGKQMANFPNIRSIHAGGIIISEKPLSYYTAVDMPPKGYPTTQWDMYVAEDIGFEKLDILSQRGIGHIRESVEIVHQNQGIDIDVHQVEKFKKDPKIKKLLQTGETNGCFYVESPAMRGLLKKLRCDNYLSLVAASSIIRPGVARSGMMREYIQRFHKPNSFEYIHPVMKEQLSETYGVMVYQEDVLKICHHFAGLDLADADVLRRAMSGKSRSKKEFQLIVDKFFANCKMRGYSYDITKEVWRQIESFAGYSFSKAHSASYAVESYQSLFLKAYFPIEFMVAVINNHGGFYRTWVYFNEAKRWGAEINLPCVNNSNYSTTIIEKNIYIGFVHIANLEYKIGKAIEKERKTNGDFIGLKDFLKRVSCSLEQIIILIKIGSFRFTKHNKTQLLWEVHFLLNKKGSGIKPGLLFYTEEKKFELPILEYNILEDAYDEIEYIGFPVSVSYFDLLKTKFRGEINSSQLAESIGKKVKMLGQLVTIKYVYTKKREIMHFATFIDVQGEFFDTVHFPDSLKNYPFRGNGMYLILGEITHEFDFPSITVEKLAKMPIKSDPRYE